In Candidatus Saccharibacteria bacterium oral taxon 488, a single window of DNA contains:
- a CDS encoding tRNA-specific 2-thiouridylase: MARVFVGMSGGVDSSVAAALLVEQGHEVTGVYMKNWSEDLPGMHCPWAEDVADAKRVAVGLGIDFQVFDFQKEYKQTVVDYMIREYQAGRTPNPDVMCNQEVKFKLFLDAALAAGAEYIATGHYARTFLPAGPVARSAPENFSGKLKTFSGATPPRATRRADSCLSEGRLFRAHDDNKDQTYFLYRVTSEALAKTMFPLGDFTKAEVRQMAKERGLWTASKKESMGICFVGQVGIREFLSEYVETSPGDIIDQPTGAVVGRHDGAIFYTLGQRHGLNVGGGLPYYVVGKDMAKNEVYVSRSIDDGNLWRKELTLTDVHWINQPLKDGTYQVRVRHRASLIKAEVTCINNDASEKVTVKLAEPQRAVTPGQSAVIYDGEECLGGGIIR; this comes from the coding sequence ATGGCTCGGGTGTTCGTCGGTATGTCGGGCGGTGTTGATTCGTCGGTAGCGGCTGCGCTGTTGGTTGAGCAGGGCCACGAGGTGACCGGCGTCTATATGAAAAATTGGTCGGAAGATTTGCCGGGTATGCACTGTCCGTGGGCCGAGGATGTGGCTGACGCCAAACGCGTGGCGGTGGGACTGGGAATTGATTTTCAGGTGTTTGATTTTCAGAAAGAGTATAAGCAAACTGTTGTTGACTATATGATCCGCGAATACCAGGCGGGTCGGACGCCAAATCCTGATGTGATGTGTAATCAAGAGGTGAAGTTTAAGTTGTTTTTGGACGCAGCGTTGGCAGCGGGTGCGGAGTATATTGCGACGGGGCATTATGCGCGTACTTTTCTTCCCGCGGGTCCTGTCGCTCGGTCCGCCCCTGAAAATTTTTCAGGTAAGCTGAAAACATTTTCGGGCGCTACCCCGCCTCGCGCCACCCGCAGAGCAGATTCTTGTTTGAGCGAGGGTCGACTATTCCGGGCTCACGATGACAATAAAGACCAAACCTATTTCCTCTACCGCGTGACGTCCGAGGCGCTAGCAAAAACCATGTTTCCGCTGGGTGATTTTACCAAGGCTGAGGTGCGCCAGATGGCCAAAGAGCGGGGCTTGTGGACGGCCAGCAAAAAGGAGTCGATGGGGATTTGCTTTGTTGGGCAAGTGGGAATTCGTGAGTTTTTGTCAGAATATGTCGAGACGAGCCCTGGCGATATCATCGACCAGCCAACGGGCGCGGTTGTCGGCCGGCATGATGGCGCAATTTTCTATACCCTGGGGCAGCGGCATGGCCTGAATGTTGGTGGCGGCTTGCCGTACTATGTCGTCGGCAAAGATATGGCCAAGAATGAAGTTTACGTGTCCCGCTCAATTGATGATGGTAACTTGTGGCGGAAAGAATTGACCCTGACTGACGTTCACTGGATCAATCAGCCGCTAAAAGACGGCACCTATCAGGTTCGGGTGCGACACCGAGCGTCGTTGATCAAGGCAGAGGTCACATGCATCAATAACGATGCTAGTGAGAAGGTGACAGTCAAGCTGGCTGAGCCGCAGCGCGCCGTCACCCCGGGTCAGTCGGCCGTAATATATGACGGCGAGGAATGCTTGGGTGGCGGGATTATCCGCTAA
- a CDS encoding YdcF family protein: MIHRLIGLVLIAVAVVVGLSYYLSPDDLKDCPRPGSGQCQKAGAIIVISGGDTEARTAEAVKLYQAGWAPTIILSGAAADKSGPSNAAAMRKQAEAAGVPAAALVMDERSETTKQNAQEVASIIAQRGIKRVILVTSGYHMRRALAEFSAQLPNVELRARPTTHDRHWSAWWWLTPWGWWLAVGELLRIGLFALGVSR, encoded by the coding sequence GTGATTCATCGGTTAATTGGCTTGGTGTTAATTGCGGTCGCAGTCGTTGTCGGCCTGAGTTATTACTTATCGCCGGATGACTTGAAAGATTGTCCGCGCCCGGGTTCGGGGCAGTGCCAAAAAGCGGGCGCCATCATTGTTATCAGCGGCGGCGATACCGAAGCGCGCACGGCTGAGGCAGTCAAATTATATCAAGCTGGCTGGGCGCCGACTATTATCTTGTCTGGTGCTGCAGCTGATAAATCCGGTCCGTCTAACGCCGCCGCTATGAGAAAACAAGCCGAAGCGGCGGGTGTGCCAGCTGCGGCCTTGGTGATGGATGAACGTTCAGAGACCACCAAACAAAACGCCCAGGAAGTGGCGAGTATTATAGCGCAGCGTGGTATCAAGCGTGTCATCCTAGTGACCAGCGGCTATCACATGCGGCGGGCGCTGGCTGAGTTTTCAGCGCAACTGCCGAATGTTGAGCTGCGGGCACGCCCGACGACGCACGACAGGCATTGGAGTGCATGGTGGTGGCTGACGCCGTGGGGCTGGTGGCTGGCGGTCGGCGAATTGCTGCGGATCGGTTTGTTTGCACTGGGAGTGTCGCGCTGA
- a CDS encoding cysteine desulfurase yields MIYLDHAAATPMDPLVVEAMQPYFSEKFFNPSSPYAPAVTVKRDYREAKSRIARVLGVGADELVMTAGATESINLAFTAASGVSLVSAIEHSSVINSAKARSDVRLILPMKNGRINPQAVEKLLTPDVSFMSIALANHELGYIQPIEEIAEVVRAERLRRQENGESTPLIFHTDASQTAALMDVKIKRLGVDLLTLSAAKVYGPKQVSLLWLRPGVKLQPNIVGGGQEAGLRSGTENVAGVVGFATALELATERRSGEAKRLRGLRDTLVKKLLAAFPDMIISSDQKKSLVNFLNISFPGIDAERLVFLLEAHGVLVATGSACAANSGTRSHVLAAIGLSDAAIDGSLRLTLGRLNDETNVCQATKLIIEAVRREKARTQ; encoded by the coding sequence ATGATATATCTTGATCACGCTGCTGCTACGCCGATGGATCCGTTGGTGGTTGAGGCAATGCAGCCGTATTTTTCCGAGAAGTTCTTTAACCCGTCCAGTCCATATGCACCGGCGGTCACCGTCAAGCGTGACTACCGCGAGGCCAAGTCGCGTATCGCGCGGGTGCTGGGCGTGGGTGCGGATGAGTTAGTGATGACAGCTGGCGCCACGGAGTCTATCAATCTGGCGTTTACCGCAGCGTCTGGCGTGAGTTTAGTCTCGGCGATTGAACATAGTTCGGTTATCAATTCTGCGAAAGCGCGCTCGGACGTTCGGCTCATCCTACCGATGAAAAATGGACGCATCAATCCGCAGGCTGTTGAAAAACTACTGACGCCAGACGTTAGTTTTATGAGTATCGCGCTGGCGAATCATGAACTCGGATATATTCAGCCCATTGAAGAAATTGCCGAAGTTGTTAGGGCCGAGCGACTCAGACGCCAAGAAAATGGCGAATCTACGCCGCTTATATTTCATACTGACGCCTCGCAGACCGCAGCGCTGATGGATGTGAAAATTAAGCGGCTGGGGGTTGATTTGTTGACGCTATCGGCGGCAAAAGTTTACGGACCAAAGCAGGTTAGTTTGCTATGGCTGCGGCCGGGCGTCAAGCTACAGCCAAATATCGTTGGCGGCGGGCAGGAGGCGGGTCTGCGTAGCGGCACGGAAAATGTGGCTGGTGTGGTCGGCTTTGCGACGGCGCTGGAGTTAGCTACCGAGCGTCGCAGCGGTGAAGCAAAACGGCTGCGAGGACTGCGTGATACGTTAGTAAAAAAGCTATTAGCGGCTTTCCCCGACATGATTATTTCCTCTGATCAGAAAAAATCGCTGGTTAATTTCCTCAATATTTCGTTTCCTGGTATTGACGCTGAGCGATTGGTGTTTTTACTAGAAGCGCACGGCGTGCTGGTGGCGACGGGTAGTGCCTGCGCGGCTAATTCGGGGACGCGCTCACACGTTTTGGCGGCGATTGGGCTGAGTGATGCGGCAATTGATGGTAGTTTGCGGCTGACGTTGGGACGGCTGAACGATGAGACTAATGTGTGTCAGGCGACTAAGCTAATTATTGAGGCGGTGCGGCGCGAGAAGGCGAGGACGCAGTGA
- a CDS encoding TatD family deoxyribonuclease, protein MASPVAENNTATNLRLIDSHCHLHDTEFFADNREELYQQSIAAGIGMICVGTDQRSSQQAVEFAANRDYTWAAVGVHPHDSKDGWNEVEQLLKSREDNSPIVAIGEIGLDYYYNHSPREVQIQALEAQLQLAVDYNLPVSFHVRDGAPDQPSVWDDFWPIFDNFHGLRGVLHSFTDTRLNLDKGFARGLYVGLNGISTFTKDQAQQELFASIPLERLLLETDAPFLTPKPFRGKLNKPEYVELVARYWAAERKLVLRDLEKVATDNTVKLFGL, encoded by the coding sequence ATGGCAAGCCCGGTAGCGGAGAATAATACAGCGACAAATTTGCGTTTGATTGATTCGCATTGTCATTTGCACGACACTGAGTTTTTTGCGGACAATCGAGAAGAATTGTACCAGCAGTCAATTGCAGCGGGTATCGGTATGATTTGTGTTGGTACTGACCAGCGCAGCAGCCAGCAAGCAGTGGAGTTTGCCGCGAATCGCGACTACACTTGGGCGGCAGTTGGCGTTCATCCGCATGACAGCAAAGATGGCTGGAATGAGGTGGAGCAACTGCTTAAAAGCAGAGAGGATAATTCACCAATTGTGGCGATTGGTGAGATTGGGCTTGATTATTATTACAATCACAGCCCGCGCGAGGTGCAAATTCAGGCGCTGGAGGCGCAACTGCAGTTGGCAGTGGATTATAACCTGCCGGTTAGTTTTCATGTGCGTGATGGTGCACCTGATCAGCCGTCGGTGTGGGATGATTTTTGGCCGATTTTTGACAATTTTCATGGCCTGCGCGGTGTGCTGCATAGTTTTACTGATACGCGCCTCAATTTAGACAAGGGATTTGCTCGCGGGTTGTATGTTGGCTTGAATGGCATTAGCACGTTCACCAAAGACCAAGCGCAGCAGGAATTATTCGCCTCCATTCCGTTGGAACGATTATTGCTAGAAACCGACGCGCCGTTCTTGACACCGAAGCCATTTCGTGGTAAGCTGAATAAGCCAGAATATGTGGAGTTGGTGGCACGGTATTGGGCAGCGGAGCGCAAGCTAGTGCTTCGTGACCTCGAAAAGGTAGCGACCGATAACACGGTAAAACTTTTTGGCTTGTAA
- a CDS encoding methionine--tRNA ligase has protein sequence MTKQHAYITTAIPYVNGLPHIGHAMDYMLADVWTRYQRQNGREVRFQTGVDEHGNKIAAKAASQNQTSQAYVDQMHGNFQNMIAELNISATDFIRTTDPHHVSAVQYIWQKLAAAGYIYKGTYEGWYCQGCEAFVTDKEAAENNGICPDHQASYQRLSEENYYFKTSAFSDKIRQAIESNKMKIVPEFRKKEFLELMKDGLKDVSVSRPRKNLSWGVPVPGDDTQVMYVWLDALSNYITVIGYPDRADEWQAFWPADVQVIGKDILRFHAGIWPAMLMALDLPLPKVLLVHGFINVGGAKMSKSLGNGVGPVDIIPHYGVEAFRYYFLRHVPTQDDGDFTWEKFEAAYNGELGNDLGNLVQRVAKMVQSYQAGVIGDAPQSEHDMGPYRADMESLNFNLAIDEIWQIIRSLNQYIERVQPWQVAKKRDKDPEAEAHLGEILAHSCGTLLQVSDMLRPFMPQTAEKIHEMFASGVVPSQLTPLFPRLHLHTADPRVPKAETQGK, from the coding sequence ATGACTAAACAACACGCCTACATCACTACTGCTATTCCTTATGTCAACGGTTTGCCGCACATTGGGCACGCCATGGACTACATGCTAGCGGATGTGTGGACGCGGTATCAGCGGCAAAACGGCCGCGAGGTGCGTTTCCAGACGGGCGTGGATGAACACGGCAATAAAATTGCTGCCAAGGCTGCCAGCCAAAATCAGACATCGCAAGCCTACGTCGATCAAATGCATGGCAATTTCCAGAACATGATTGCCGAGTTGAATATTTCAGCGACGGATTTTATCCGCACAACTGATCCGCATCACGTTAGCGCGGTGCAGTATATTTGGCAGAAGCTTGCTGCGGCTGGCTATATCTATAAAGGCACTTATGAGGGCTGGTATTGCCAAGGTTGCGAGGCGTTCGTCACTGACAAAGAAGCGGCTGAAAATAATGGCATTTGTCCTGATCATCAAGCGTCGTACCAGCGGCTGAGCGAAGAAAATTATTATTTTAAGACCAGTGCTTTTTCGGACAAAATTCGCCAGGCAATTGAATCAAACAAGATGAAAATTGTGCCTGAATTTCGTAAAAAAGAGTTTTTGGAATTGATGAAGGACGGACTGAAAGACGTGTCGGTTTCGCGTCCGCGCAAGAACCTTAGCTGGGGTGTGCCAGTGCCAGGCGATGACACGCAGGTGATGTATGTCTGGTTGGATGCGCTGAGTAATTACATCACTGTCATTGGCTATCCTGACCGAGCTGATGAATGGCAGGCGTTTTGGCCGGCAGATGTGCAGGTGATCGGCAAGGATATCCTTCGTTTTCACGCCGGGATTTGGCCAGCGATGTTGATGGCACTGGATTTGCCGCTGCCGAAAGTATTATTGGTCCATGGCTTTATCAACGTTGGCGGTGCCAAAATGAGTAAGAGTCTCGGTAATGGCGTTGGTCCGGTTGATATCATCCCGCACTATGGTGTTGAGGCTTTCCGCTATTATTTTCTGCGCCACGTGCCAACTCAGGATGACGGTGACTTTACTTGGGAGAAGTTTGAAGCGGCTTATAACGGCGAGCTAGGTAATGACCTGGGTAATTTGGTGCAGCGAGTGGCCAAGATGGTGCAGTCGTACCAAGCCGGCGTTATTGGCGATGCACCGCAGTCTGAACACGATATGGGGCCGTACCGTGCTGATATGGAGTCTTTAAATTTTAACCTAGCGATTGATGAAATTTGGCAGATTATCCGTTCATTGAATCAATATATTGAGCGCGTGCAACCATGGCAAGTTGCTAAAAAACGTGATAAAGACCCAGAGGCGGAAGCGCATTTGGGCGAGATTTTGGCGCATTCCTGCGGCACATTGCTTCAAGTCTCTGATATGCTTCGTCCATTTATGCCGCAAACTGCCGAGAAAATTCACGAGATGTTCGCCAGCGGTGTCGTGCCATCACAGCTGACGCCATTGTTCCCGCGCCTCCATCTCCATACAGCCGACCCACGTGTGCCAAAAGCAGAAACTCAAGGTAAATAA
- a CDS encoding methyltransferase domain-containing protein, whose translation MVVNLESYRDMLKQPWGKIQYEITFAQLKHLKDLKILDFGSGFGLVSKFLSTNNEVVAVEPNRDMLYADKKVAYERLLGSIERLVELQEKSFDVIVCHNVLEYIPPADRAAYLDQFKRLLKDNGRISIIKHNQAGKVMQSVVFSNDVETALGLLSGKSFHATSFTQGSTYTIDELLAISGLRLEKYMAIRTFYGLQPNEFKSSDEWLEELTKVELAVCDLKPYKDISFLQHVWLTRPSANLQ comes from the coding sequence ATGGTAGTCAATCTAGAGAGCTACAGAGATATGCTCAAGCAACCGTGGGGTAAGATTCAGTATGAAATAACGTTTGCACAGTTGAAGCACCTGAAAGATTTAAAAATTTTGGATTTTGGTTCGGGCTTTGGGCTGGTTAGTAAGTTCTTGTCGACAAATAATGAGGTTGTTGCCGTTGAGCCCAACAGAGATATGCTCTATGCTGATAAGAAGGTTGCTTATGAGAGATTATTGGGTAGCATTGAGCGGTTGGTAGAATTACAAGAGAAGTCATTTGATGTTATTGTCTGTCATAATGTTTTAGAATATATTCCACCAGCCGATAGGGCAGCCTACCTTGATCAGTTTAAGCGCCTCCTTAAGGATAATGGGCGCATCTCAATTATAAAGCATAATCAAGCAGGTAAGGTTATGCAAAGTGTTGTCTTTTCGAATGATGTAGAGACGGCCCTCGGCTTATTAAGCGGAAAAAGTTTTCATGCTACTTCATTCACACAGGGTAGTACTTACACGATAGATGAGCTTTTAGCTATATCTGGATTACGGTTAGAAAAGTATATGGCAATCAGAACATTCTATGGTCTGCAGCCGAATGAATTTAAGTCAAGTGATGAATGGCTGGAAGAATTAACAAAGGTTGAACTGGCCGTGTGTGATTTGAAGCCATATAAAGATATTAGTTTTCTACAGCACGTGTGGCTCACGCGCCCCTCGGCTAACCTGCAATAA
- a CDS encoding polyphenol oxidase family protein → MAATGARMAGAMIAADQPTCFLSDLLVAVSSKDDGTMLDRGRHGADILENRRRFCDQLGVTYDDVVYQVISYDQSQTFDSIAEVAETDTTRYNSEGIFADALYTEAAGVGLLLPVADCIATVIYDPKRRALMLAHLGRHSTVAQLMTRAVKYFVERSSQANDLQIWMSPSVKQDNYRMDYFHHTSDVKWHNFCRQTADGIYLDMQGFNRSLAVQSGVPSDNIFISPIDTADDRHYFSHSSGDTAGRIAVVAVMV, encoded by the coding sequence TTGGCAGCGACTGGCGCGAGAATGGCGGGCGCGATGATTGCGGCAGATCAGCCCACCTGCTTTCTGTCTGACTTGTTGGTTGCGGTTTCGTCGAAAGACGACGGTACCATGCTTGATCGTGGTCGTCACGGAGCTGATATACTGGAGAATCGGCGGCGGTTTTGTGACCAACTTGGTGTTACCTATGACGATGTTGTCTATCAAGTGATTTCATATGACCAATCACAAACCTTTGATAGTATCGCCGAAGTTGCTGAAACCGACACGACACGATATAACAGCGAAGGTATTTTTGCTGACGCGCTCTATACCGAAGCGGCTGGCGTCGGTTTGTTGTTGCCAGTGGCGGACTGTATTGCTACAGTTATTTATGATCCAAAGCGTCGGGCGCTAATGCTGGCGCATTTAGGTCGGCATTCGACGGTCGCGCAGCTTATGACTCGGGCAGTTAAATATTTTGTCGAGCGTAGTAGCCAGGCGAACGATTTACAGATTTGGATGTCGCCGAGCGTCAAACAGGATAATTATCGTATGGATTATTTTCATCATACAAGCGATGTAAAATGGCACAATTTCTGCCGCCAAACAGCTGACGGAATTTATCTGGATATGCAAGGGTTTAATCGTTCGCTAGCCGTCCAGTCGGGCGTTCCTAGTGATAATATTTTCATTTCACCAATTGACACAGCAGACGATCGGCATTACTTTTCACACTCATCGGGCGATACGGCGGGACGAATTGCGGTGGTGGCAGTGATGGTATAG
- the rsmA gene encoding ribosomal RNA small subunit methyltransferase A, whose amino-acid sequence MASARGPKKELGQHWLRNPEILAEIAEAAELSKDDVVLEIGPGLGTLTSRLLARAGRVVAVEFDRDLARKLPGQFPGKNLEVINEDILQFDLNQLPAGYKVVANVPYYITSKIVEKLMTAENKPHVVVLLVQKEVAQRIAAEPGEMSILAVSAQLFAEAELDIEVPRQFFTPPPKVDSQVVVLRTRTEPLVNPNDQKDFFRVVKAGFSAKRKKLRSSLSGGLAISKDAVEQLLKKADISPDARAEDLAIEDWQRLAREWRAR is encoded by the coding sequence ATGGCATCAGCTCGTGGGCCGAAAAAAGAGTTAGGCCAGCATTGGCTGCGCAACCCAGAGATTTTGGCGGAAATTGCCGAGGCGGCGGAGCTGAGTAAGGATGATGTGGTCTTGGAAATTGGGCCGGGACTTGGTACCTTGACCAGCCGATTATTAGCGCGAGCCGGACGGGTGGTAGCAGTAGAATTTGACAGGGATTTGGCGCGTAAGTTGCCGGGGCAATTTCCTGGCAAAAACTTGGAAGTTATCAACGAAGACATCTTGCAATTTGATTTGAACCAGTTGCCGGCTGGTTATAAAGTAGTTGCCAACGTGCCGTACTATATCACGAGCAAAATTGTTGAGAAACTGATGACGGCGGAAAATAAACCACATGTAGTGGTGCTACTGGTACAAAAAGAAGTCGCCCAGCGCATCGCGGCGGAGCCTGGTGAAATGAGTATTTTAGCGGTTAGTGCGCAGCTATTTGCCGAGGCAGAACTCGATATTGAAGTGCCGCGGCAATTCTTCACGCCGCCACCAAAAGTTGATTCGCAGGTGGTGGTATTGAGAACTCGCACCGAGCCGCTGGTCAATCCTAACGACCAAAAAGATTTTTTCCGTGTCGTCAAAGCCGGTTTTTCGGCTAAGCGTAAAAAACTGCGCTCCAGCTTGAGTGGCGGGCTAGCTATTAGTAAAGATGCTGTCGAACAGTTGCTAAAAAAGGCTGACATTTCACCCGATGCTCGTGCTGAAGATCTGGCGATTGAGGATTGGCAGCGACTGGCGCGAGAATGGCGGGCGCGATGA
- a CDS encoding DUF348 domain-containing protein: protein MEKSLSIRYHSKKIFLLIGLLVLGVTLIQLADAALAQGTERPSRSDGQRLMSVYDKGVEKTIITRAKTVREALKAARIEVDERRDVVEPALNEQLVASSYNVNIFRARPVTVVDGRARIRLTTAEQTPAAIAKAAGIKLYSEDLVDIHAAENVVASGTNAVLTIKRATPLQLNLYGSVAEVRTHAKTVGALLKEKHVQLASNDTVSMPLEAPITSGMRLDVWRNGKQTITTDEDVAFPVETVRDANRETGHKEVKEAGEKGRRTVTYEIEVQNGKEVSRREIASQVIKQPKKQVEIIGTKNAAMPYTGGGNKDQWLSASNIPRDQWGYAEWLVQKESGWNPNARNQSGACGLAQALPCSKVPGNPLNPVDSLNWMHGYVMGRYGSWEKAVAHSKARGWY, encoded by the coding sequence ATGGAAAAGAGTTTATCTATTCGCTACCATTCAAAGAAGATTTTTCTATTGATCGGTTTGCTCGTACTTGGAGTGACATTGATCCAGCTAGCGGATGCTGCACTGGCGCAGGGTACCGAGCGTCCATCACGGAGCGACGGCCAGCGTCTGATGAGCGTCTATGATAAGGGAGTCGAGAAAACAATTATCACTCGGGCAAAAACGGTGCGCGAGGCACTGAAGGCGGCGCGGATTGAGGTTGACGAGCGGCGAGATGTAGTGGAGCCAGCACTTAACGAGCAGTTGGTCGCTAGCTCGTATAATGTTAATATCTTTCGGGCTCGACCGGTAACGGTAGTCGATGGTAGGGCGCGTATTCGGCTAACCACGGCGGAGCAAACCCCGGCGGCGATCGCCAAAGCGGCGGGGATTAAACTCTATAGCGAGGATCTTGTCGATATTCATGCCGCCGAAAACGTGGTTGCCAGCGGCACGAATGCGGTCTTGACCATCAAGCGGGCCACGCCACTACAGCTCAATCTCTACGGGTCTGTGGCTGAAGTGCGCACCCACGCGAAAACCGTTGGCGCACTGCTCAAGGAAAAGCATGTCCAGCTGGCCAGTAACGATACCGTATCAATGCCGCTCGAGGCGCCGATTACTAGTGGGATGCGGCTGGATGTTTGGCGCAACGGTAAGCAGACGATCACAACTGATGAAGATGTCGCTTTTCCGGTCGAGACAGTGCGGGATGCCAATCGCGAGACGGGTCACAAGGAGGTGAAAGAGGCGGGCGAAAAGGGCCGGCGAACCGTGACCTATGAGATTGAGGTGCAAAATGGTAAGGAGGTGAGCCGTCGGGAGATTGCTAGCCAAGTAATAAAACAGCCTAAAAAACAAGTTGAAATTATCGGTACGAAGAATGCGGCTATGCCATATACTGGTGGCGGCAATAAAGATCAGTGGCTATCTGCGTCAAATATCCCGCGTGACCAATGGGGTTATGCCGAGTGGCTGGTGCAGAAAGAAAGTGGCTGGAATCCAAATGCTCGCAACCAGAGCGGTGCCTGCGGTCTCGCACAAGCGTTGCCATGTAGTAAAGTACCAGGAAATCCGCTCAACCCAGTCGATTCACTAAATTGGATGCATGGTTACGTGATGGGGCGATATGGTTCATGGGAAAAAGCGGTGGCGCACAGCAAGGCCAGAGGGTGGTACTAG